In Allomuricauda ruestringensis DSM 13258, the following proteins share a genomic window:
- a CDS encoding tetratricopeptide repeat protein, with product MKLFLKIIKILLATVFTVYIGLIAYQLVFQSKEKRFNIAGNMQGHGWSQTMFGILNWQHPDYAAAFFERLDALTPDVVDAPWGEDIDFLRGECYYGLGNYPKALEHFEQSVINQGADWVDVQAFVYQGLCHYEMGNYDDAIVSFENGLEQYETTCEAYFGLAKTYLQIGDTIKTKDYLKKAQETIEYKRKDPYKEYLNEIYQEDLDELKAVLENR from the coding sequence ATGAAACTATTCCTCAAAATTATAAAAATCCTTTTGGCGACTGTTTTTACGGTTTATATTGGTCTGATTGCGTATCAATTGGTATTTCAATCCAAGGAAAAACGGTTCAATATTGCAGGAAACATGCAAGGGCACGGATGGTCTCAAACCATGTTTGGGATTCTCAATTGGCAACACCCCGATTATGCTGCTGCTTTTTTTGAACGCTTGGATGCACTAACACCCGATGTGGTGGATGCCCCATGGGGCGAGGATATTGATTTTTTGCGTGGTGAATGCTATTACGGCCTTGGCAATTATCCGAAGGCATTGGAACATTTTGAGCAAAGTGTAATTAACCAAGGAGCCGATTGGGTAGATGTACAGGCATTTGTGTACCAAGGCTTGTGCCACTACGAAATGGGAAATTATGATGATGCCATTGTTTCTTTTGAAAATGGTCTGGAGCAATATGAAACCACTTGCGAAGCTTATTTTGGATTGGCAAAGACCTATTTGCAGATTGGGGACACCATCAAAACAAAAGATTATTTAAAAAAGGCACAGGAAACCATTGAATATAAACGCAAAGACCCTTACAAGGAATACCTGAACGAAATTTATCAGGAGGATTTGGATGAGTTGAAGGCGGTATTGGAGAATCGATGA